In Rhizobium glycinendophyticum, a single window of DNA contains:
- a CDS encoding ABC transporter permease, which produces MSAIQTAPEHAKSRDIRNRWLLSFPALLIIFVAAIGPLFVMLVYSFLAKGDYGDVKPWEFSTEGWFSVFFERDIFDDTFGLASAHLSIIWRSLKLSFYTTILTLILGFPTAYFIATRPQKTREIWVFLITIPFWTNLLIRTFAMQQVIRNEGIVNNLLTWLGVIKSPLQIIYTDTATLLGMAYVYLPLMVLPLYASIEKLDFRLVEAGYDLYASRLQVLWRIVIPLVKPGLIAGSILVFIPSLGAYVIPRVLGGGKNMMLGNLIEMQFGAGRNWPLGAAMSITLMILVTLALVFYVRNASKSGAGHV; this is translated from the coding sequence ATGAGCGCGATCCAGACGGCCCCCGAACATGCCAAATCGCGCGACATCCGAAACCGCTGGCTCCTGAGCTTCCCGGCCCTCCTCATCATCTTTGTCGCCGCCATTGGCCCGCTCTTCGTGATGCTGGTCTATTCATTCCTTGCCAAGGGCGATTACGGCGATGTGAAGCCCTGGGAATTCTCCACCGAAGGCTGGTTTTCGGTCTTCTTCGAGCGAGACATCTTCGATGATACGTTCGGACTCGCGAGCGCCCATCTGTCGATCATCTGGCGGTCGCTGAAGCTCTCCTTCTACACGACCATCCTCACCTTGATCCTCGGCTTCCCCACCGCCTATTTCATCGCGACGCGGCCGCAGAAGACCCGCGAAATCTGGGTCTTCCTGATCACAATCCCGTTCTGGACCAACTTGCTGATCCGCACCTTTGCCATGCAGCAGGTCATCCGCAACGAAGGCATCGTCAACAATCTCTTGACGTGGCTCGGCGTCATCAAGAGCCCGCTGCAGATCATCTACACCGATACGGCGACCCTCTTGGGCATGGCCTATGTCTACCTGCCGCTGATGGTGCTGCCACTGTATGCTTCGATCGAGAAACTCGACTTCCGTCTGGTCGAGGCCGGATATGATCTCTATGCCAGCCGCTTGCAGGTGCTGTGGCGCATCGTCATCCCGCTGGTGAAGCCCGGCCTGATCGCCGGTTCCATCCTCGTCTTCATCCCCTCGCTTGGTGCTTATGTCATTCCCCGCGTGCTCGGCGGCGGCAAGAACATGATGCTCGGAAACCTGATCGAGATGCAATTCGGCGCCGGCCGCAACTGGCCGCTGGGTGCTGCCATGTCTATCACGCTGATGATCCTGGTCACGCTGGCCCTGGTCTTCTATGTCCGCAATGCCTCGAAGTCGGGAGCCGGCCATGTCTAA
- a CDS encoding ABC transporter permease yields the protein MSNRRFDIQSQPGFGLIAMITFFALYLPIAALVAYSFNASDSLSVWGGFSFRWFVAASHNLAVQDAAIRSLIIALWAAGLATITATMAALATTRTEGYRGLTLKYAAINQPLMVPEIVTAVALLIVFSRIKVWTGYSGLGYLIAAHTAFCIPFAYLPIRARLESMDLTLERAAADLYATPWRAFRYVTLPLLRPAIIAGFMLAFVISLDDVVITEFVKSGGQDTLPTYMLGQIRRETTPEINAIASIFLALSTVLIVVFFFINRRKPQA from the coding sequence ATGTCTAATCGCCGTTTCGACATCCAGAGCCAGCCCGGCTTCGGCCTGATCGCAATGATCACCTTCTTCGCGCTCTACCTGCCGATCGCAGCCCTCGTCGCGTATTCCTTCAATGCGAGCGACAGCCTTTCCGTCTGGGGCGGCTTCTCGTTCCGCTGGTTCGTCGCCGCCTCGCACAATCTCGCCGTCCAGGATGCGGCGATCCGCTCGCTGATCATTGCGCTTTGGGCGGCGGGCCTTGCTACCATCACCGCCACCATGGCAGCGCTGGCCACCACGCGCACGGAAGGCTATCGCGGCCTGACGCTGAAATACGCCGCGATCAACCAGCCACTGATGGTCCCGGAAATCGTCACCGCCGTGGCCCTCTTGATCGTCTTCTCGCGGATCAAGGTCTGGACCGGTTATTCCGGCCTCGGCTACCTGATCGCAGCCCATACCGCGTTTTGCATTCCCTTCGCATACCTGCCCATCCGGGCACGGTTGGAGAGTATGGACCTGACGCTCGAAAGAGCCGCGGCCGATCTCTATGCAACACCCTGGCGCGCCTTCCGCTATGTGACGCTGCCGCTTCTGCGTCCCGCCATCATTGCCGGCTTCATGCTCGCCTTCGTCATTTCGCTCGATGACGTCGTCATCACCGAATTCGTCAAATCCGGCGGGCAGGACACTTTGCCAACCTACATGCTCGGCCAGATCCGCCGGGAAACGACACCCGAAATCAACGCGATCGCCAGCATCTTCCTGGCGCTGTCGACCGTGCTGATCGTGGTCTTCTTCTTCATCAACCGGCGCAAGCCGCAAGCCTGA
- a CDS encoding extracellular solute-binding protein yields the protein MKWMSTTAIATLTLLTVAGAASAAGELNIYNWGDYTSPELIKKFEEQFDVKVTITDYDSNDTALAKVRAGGHGFDIVVPSANYMPIWINEGLLLESRPDQMENFKNVDARWVDVAWDPGRHYSVPWQWGVTGIGVNTKFYKGDINTSAIFLDPPEELVGKLNVTPEMNDVLFATIKYFGGSWCTTDKDLLRKVRDKLVEAKAKWLAMDYSVTDKLPTGDYAGVYYWNGAIMRSRLQNPEVKFGYPKEGYPVFMDSAAILKDAKNVDNAKAFLNFIMAPENAAMLSNFAKYANGIKGSEEFMDAAMKDAPELVAPPELEKAGEFLLTCEPDVQQLYSKIWTEVQK from the coding sequence ATGAAATGGATGAGCACGACGGCGATCGCCACGCTCACGCTGCTGACCGTTGCCGGCGCCGCATCGGCCGCAGGTGAACTCAACATCTACAACTGGGGCGACTATACCAGCCCCGAACTGATCAAGAAGTTCGAAGAGCAGTTCGACGTCAAGGTAACGATCACCGACTACGATTCCAACGACACGGCACTCGCCAAGGTTCGCGCCGGTGGCCATGGCTTCGACATCGTCGTACCCTCCGCCAACTACATGCCGATCTGGATCAACGAGGGCCTGCTGCTCGAATCCCGTCCCGACCAGATGGAAAATTTCAAGAATGTCGACGCCCGCTGGGTCGATGTCGCGTGGGATCCGGGCCGCCACTATTCCGTTCCGTGGCAGTGGGGCGTGACCGGCATCGGCGTCAACACCAAGTTCTACAAGGGTGACATCAACACCTCCGCCATCTTCCTCGATCCGCCGGAAGAACTGGTCGGCAAGCTCAACGTCACGCCGGAAATGAACGACGTGCTCTTCGCCACGATCAAATATTTCGGCGGCAGCTGGTGCACGACCGACAAGGACCTCCTGCGCAAGGTGCGTGACAAGCTGGTCGAAGCCAAGGCCAAGTGGCTCGCCATGGATTACAGCGTCACCGATAAGCTGCCCACGGGCGACTACGCCGGCGTCTACTACTGGAACGGCGCCATCATGCGCTCGCGCCTGCAGAACCCGGAGGTCAAGTTCGGCTATCCGAAGGAAGGCTATCCGGTCTTCATGGATAGTGCCGCGATCCTCAAGGACGCCAAGAACGTCGACAACGCCAAGGCCTTCCTGAACTTCATCATGGCCCCGGAAAATGCGGCCATGCTGTCAAATTTCGCCAAATATGCGAACGGCATCAAGGGCTCGGAAGAGTTCATGGACGCCGCCATGAAGGATGCGCCAGAACTCGTCGCGCCACCTGAACTGGAAAAGGCCGGGGAATTCCTGCTCACCTGCGAGCCGGACGTTCAGCAACTTTACTCGAAGATCTGGACCGAAGTTCAGAAGTAA
- a CDS encoding serine hydrolase domain-containing protein: MTTRFQANYGFERSDVTLATWRTAPYSRWSFSHADEIVPSALIPATVERPERPVDATDLLSRSLSDGLAGKPSIGAFLDYAHTDAFVLMKRGAVVAEHYAPQSDINQRHIVFSISKSLTALVIATLENDGLMDPQAPVTSLLPEAAGSAYGDCTIRDVLDMRVSLAFDEAYLNTDGAYARYRRATLWNPAVAGQPAETLLSFLLTLKKADHAHGGPHFYASPNSDLLGILIERATGERYADVMSERLWKPLGAYHHASITVDAEGSARAAGGISVTARDLARVGEMLRQDGMVDGKRIVPKVWIGDMLTAGDHQAWVDGHPNFFPNGRYRSQWYQSGEADGAFAAIGIHGQWLYVDPSTETVVVKLSSQPNPLDDELKHDNFAFFRALSALDL; this comes from the coding sequence ATGACCACCCGCTTCCAGGCGAACTACGGCTTTGAACGCTCGGATGTGACGCTCGCCACCTGGCGAACGGCGCCCTATAGCCGCTGGAGCTTTAGCCATGCGGACGAGATCGTTCCGAGTGCCCTGATCCCGGCAACCGTCGAAAGACCTGAGAGACCGGTGGACGCGACGGATCTCCTGTCGCGCAGCTTGAGTGATGGCCTTGCCGGGAAGCCGTCGATCGGCGCGTTTCTCGATTACGCCCATACCGATGCCTTCGTGCTGATGAAGAGGGGCGCGGTCGTCGCCGAGCATTACGCCCCGCAGTCGGACATCAACCAGCGCCACATCGTCTTTTCGATCAGCAAGTCGCTGACGGCTCTCGTCATCGCCACGCTGGAAAACGATGGACTGATGGACCCGCAGGCACCGGTCACCAGCCTGTTGCCGGAAGCCGCAGGCTCGGCTTACGGCGACTGCACCATCCGCGACGTGCTCGACATGCGCGTCAGCCTTGCCTTCGACGAGGCCTATCTCAACACCGACGGCGCCTATGCCCGCTATCGTCGGGCAACGCTCTGGAACCCGGCCGTCGCGGGCCAGCCGGCAGAGACGCTGCTATCCTTCCTGCTGACCCTTAAGAAGGCGGACCACGCCCATGGCGGTCCGCACTTCTACGCCTCACCCAATTCCGACCTGCTCGGCATCCTGATCGAACGCGCCACCGGCGAACGCTATGCAGACGTCATGTCGGAGCGCCTTTGGAAGCCGCTCGGCGCCTATCATCATGCGAGCATTACCGTCGACGCCGAAGGCTCGGCGCGGGCTGCAGGCGGCATTTCGGTCACCGCCCGCGACCTTGCCCGTGTCGGCGAAATGCTGCGCCAGGACGGCATGGTCGACGGCAAGCGTATCGTTCCCAAGGTCTGGATTGGCGACATGCTGACGGCGGGCGATCATCAGGCCTGGGTCGATGGCCATCCCAATTTCTTCCCGAATGGCCGCTATCGCAGCCAGTGGTACCAGTCCGGCGAAGCCGACGGCGCATTCGCAGCGATCGGGATCCACGGCCAATGGCTCTATGTCGACCCCTCGACCGAAACCGTGGTCGTCAAGCTCTCCTCGCAACCCAATCCGCTCGACGACGAGCTGAAACACGACAACTTCGCCTTCTTCCGCGCGCTCTCAGCGCTGGATCTCTAA
- a CDS encoding amidohydrolase has protein sequence MSQTADLIITNARVLTMDTDHPTAEAVAVAGNRIFAVGTTSEVEALAGPATRKLDAAGATVMPGFNEAHMHIFPGSVSLRQLNLHGIQGFEALKAAILDYAEKNPDEPLLMGFSADYSIISLTEPCTRHHLDAILPDRPFMMFAPDHHTAWANTAALKKAGILKGKDVGVGNEIVMGEDGLANGELREGNAFGPVSALASTGGREELGMVTGMDPENVTAEQFALDRAILKAGLDYCASWGVTSIQNFDGNHYQLRLMRDLELSGELSCRIRIPYHMKNFMALSDLDKAASWKAEFATDMLRGDFVKVFMDGVIDSQTAYMLDGYGDRPGYTYEPLFTPEAFNAIATKADALGLQVAVHAIGSAAIRQTLDGYETALKANGKKDNRHRIEHIEVIHPDDIPRFATLGVVASMQPVHYPGGTCFPAEPTTAKIGEDRWAYSYAWRTMKNAGATVVFASDWPVSPVSPFQCIQDAVTRKPWKDGLPDERFTLQESLEAYTSIGAWVEFMEDRKGKLKQGFLADIVILNTDIEAVALDQIMETVRAAVTICDGKITYKAQEQA, from the coding sequence ATGTCCCAGACCGCAGACCTGATCATCACCAATGCCCGTGTCCTCACCATGGATACGGATCACCCGACGGCCGAAGCCGTCGCTGTGGCCGGCAACCGCATCTTCGCAGTCGGCACGACATCCGAGGTCGAAGCCTTGGCAGGCCCCGCCACCCGCAAGCTCGATGCCGCGGGCGCCACCGTCATGCCCGGATTCAACGAAGCCCATATGCACATCTTCCCCGGTTCGGTGTCGCTGCGCCAGCTGAACCTGCATGGCATCCAAGGCTTCGAGGCGCTCAAGGCCGCCATTCTCGACTATGCGGAAAAGAACCCCGACGAGCCGCTGCTGATGGGCTTTTCTGCCGACTATTCGATCATCTCGCTGACCGAGCCCTGCACCCGCCATCACCTAGACGCCATCCTGCCCGACCGCCCATTTATGATGTTTGCGCCTGATCACCACACCGCCTGGGCCAACACTGCGGCCTTGAAAAAAGCCGGCATCCTCAAGGGCAAGGACGTCGGCGTCGGCAACGAGATCGTCATGGGAGAGGATGGCCTGGCAAACGGCGAACTTCGCGAGGGCAATGCTTTCGGCCCGGTCTCGGCGCTGGCGTCAACTGGCGGGCGCGAAGAGCTCGGCATGGTTACCGGCATGGACCCGGAAAACGTAACTGCAGAGCAGTTCGCGCTCGACCGCGCCATCCTGAAGGCCGGTCTCGATTACTGCGCCTCCTGGGGCGTAACCTCGATCCAGAATTTCGACGGCAACCACTACCAGCTCCGCCTGATGCGCGATCTTGAGCTGTCTGGCGAGCTCTCCTGCCGCATCCGCATTCCCTATCACATGAAGAATTTCATGGCGCTTTCGGATCTCGACAAAGCTGCAAGCTGGAAGGCGGAATTTGCCACCGACATGTTGCGCGGCGATTTCGTCAAGGTCTTCATGGACGGCGTCATCGACAGCCAGACGGCCTATATGCTCGACGGCTACGGCGACCGCCCCGGCTACACCTATGAGCCGCTGTTCACGCCGGAAGCCTTCAACGCGATCGCGACCAAGGCGGACGCGCTCGGCCTGCAGGTTGCCGTGCATGCCATCGGCAGTGCCGCGATCCGCCAGACGCTCGACGGCTATGAGACCGCCCTGAAGGCGAATGGCAAGAAGGACAACCGCCACCGCATCGAACATATCGAGGTGATCCACCCCGACGACATCCCACGCTTTGCCACCCTTGGCGTGGTCGCCTCCATGCAGCCGGTCCACTATCCCGGCGGCACATGCTTCCCCGCCGAGCCGACGACGGCCAAGATTGGCGAAGACCGCTGGGCCTATTCCTATGCCTGGCGCACGATGAAGAACGCAGGCGCCACGGTCGTCTTTGCCTCGGACTGGCCTGTCTCCCCCGTCTCGCCCTTCCAATGCATCCAGGACGCCGTCACCCGCAAGCCGTGGAAAGACGGGCTGCCCGATGAGCGCTTCACGCTGCAGGAATCGCTGGAGGCCTACACATCAATCGGTGCCTGGGTTGAATTCATGGAAGATCGCAAAGGCAAGCTGAAGCAAGGTTTCCTCGCCGACATCGTCATCCTCAATACCGATATCGAAGCCGTGGCACTCGACCAGATCATGGAGACGGTGCGCGCCGCAGTGACCATCTGCGACGGCAAGATCACCTATAAGGCACAAGAGCAGGCCTGA
- a CDS encoding amidohydrolase, which translates to MTATADIIIFNGRVRTMDDSRPEAQAVALAGNRILAVGTDAEIATLAGTSTRRIDAKGGTVMPGFNEAHMHIFGGSVALGELSLFGVKGFDALSAAVTAYAAENPDLPLLVGQSTDYTILSEEERVTRHHLDRIISDRPLLLVAPDRHTGWANTIALKMAGILEGRDVGVGNEIVMGEDGLATGELRETNAMRPVATMSITGGREGLGVGTGGEPDEVTAEERARDIAVLKNGLAYCASLGITSFQNMDGNLYQLEMLQEIEETEGLPVRVRMPFHMKNFMPLSDLTDKAAAWRARFDSDKLRCNFVKLFMDGVTEGETAVFVDDYAHKPGWKGEPLFSAQHFNQVAIEANRLGLPVAVHAIGDGAVRMVLDGYQASIDANGPRDNRNRIEHIEVVHPDDIKRFATTGTVASMQPTHPPGSAGLPLEPYLTFIGRERWPYAFAWKTLVDAGAKIVFATDWPVSPLPPLHCIHDAMTRRAWADDMPDHRLSLDETLAAYTKTSAWVEFMEDRKGMLKPGYYADVVVLSGDIASVESEAIARLNVVLTVCDGRITHEIE; encoded by the coding sequence ATGACCGCGACAGCAGACATCATCATCTTCAACGGCCGCGTCCGCACCATGGACGACAGCCGCCCCGAGGCCCAGGCCGTGGCGCTGGCGGGCAACCGCATCCTGGCCGTCGGCACAGATGCCGAGATTGCCACCCTCGCCGGCACCTCCACCCGCCGTATAGATGCCAAGGGCGGCACGGTCATGCCGGGCTTCAACGAGGCCCACATGCACATCTTCGGCGGCTCGGTGGCGCTCGGCGAACTCTCGCTCTTCGGCGTCAAGGGCTTCGACGCGTTGTCGGCGGCCGTGACGGCCTATGCCGCCGAGAACCCGGATCTGCCGCTGCTGGTCGGCCAGTCGACCGATTACACCATCCTCTCCGAAGAAGAGCGTGTCACGCGCCATCATCTCGACCGGATCATCTCCGACCGTCCCCTGCTGCTCGTCGCCCCAGATCGCCATACCGGCTGGGCGAATACCATAGCGCTGAAAATGGCCGGCATCCTGGAAGGTCGTGATGTCGGCGTCGGGAATGAGATCGTCATGGGCGAAGACGGCCTCGCCACCGGCGAACTGCGTGAAACGAACGCCATGCGCCCCGTTGCCACGATGAGCATCACCGGCGGGCGCGAAGGCCTCGGCGTCGGGACGGGCGGCGAACCCGATGAGGTAACGGCGGAGGAACGCGCACGCGACATCGCTGTCCTGAAGAACGGCCTCGCCTACTGCGCCTCGCTCGGCATCACCTCTTTCCAGAACATGGACGGCAACCTCTACCAGCTCGAGATGCTGCAGGAGATCGAAGAGACCGAAGGTCTGCCGGTGCGCGTGCGCATGCCCTTCCACATGAAGAATTTCATGCCGCTTTCCGACCTTACAGACAAGGCGGCCGCCTGGCGGGCGCGCTTCGACAGCGACAAGCTGCGCTGCAACTTCGTCAAATTGTTCATGGACGGCGTTACCGAAGGCGAGACCGCCGTCTTCGTCGATGACTATGCCCATAAGCCCGGTTGGAAGGGCGAACCGCTCTTTTCCGCTCAGCACTTCAATCAGGTCGCCATAGAAGCCAACAGACTCGGCCTTCCCGTCGCCGTCCACGCCATCGGCGACGGGGCGGTGCGAATGGTGCTCGACGGCTACCAGGCATCGATTGACGCCAATGGCCCGCGCGACAACCGCAACCGCATCGAACATATCGAGGTGGTTCATCCCGACGACATCAAGCGATTTGCAACGACCGGCACTGTCGCCTCGATGCAGCCGACCCATCCGCCGGGCTCCGCCGGCCTGCCGCTCGAACCCTATCTCACCTTCATCGGCCGAGAGCGCTGGCCTTATGCCTTTGCCTGGAAGACCCTGGTCGATGCCGGTGCAAAGATCGTCTTTGCCACAGACTGGCCGGTCTCGCCGCTGCCGCCGCTCCACTGCATCCACGACGCCATGACGCGTAGAGCCTGGGCCGACGACATGCCGGATCACCGCCTGAGCCTCGACGAAACGCTCGCCGCCTATACCAAGACCAGCGCATGGGTGGAGTTCATGGAGGACCGCAAGGGCATGCTAAAGCCGGGCTATTACGCCGACGTCGTCGTCCTGTCGGGTGACATCGCGTCTGTTGAGAGCGAAGCTATCGCCCGCCTGAACGTTGTTCTGACTGTCTGCGACGGCAGGATCACCCACGAGATAGAATAG
- a CDS encoding TetR/AcrR family transcriptional regulator, giving the protein MGTAKTETVERARPAGVKLAAGATRKGVETRNRIIKGAREALEQGGMEALTTRRIAASAKVKLATLHYYFDSKEGLLLAVLEDLIADMEEAYRQDVALPKAPEDRVEALIRASWRYIQRTRDKQIAQTELTLYALRTKGSEWLAARQYNAYIDFYGHLVFEDDKDDELRRIGRSVARQMLIGIDGIILQSYALQDLSASNDDIEALIIAMRGYFRRLMAEREKGR; this is encoded by the coding sequence ATGGGCACAGCGAAGACAGAGACCGTTGAGAGAGCCAGGCCCGCAGGCGTAAAACTGGCGGCGGGCGCGACGCGCAAGGGCGTGGAAACGCGCAATCGCATCATCAAGGGTGCGCGGGAAGCTTTGGAGCAAGGGGGAATGGAAGCGCTGACCACGCGCCGCATTGCTGCTTCCGCCAAGGTCAAGCTGGCAACGCTGCATTACTACTTCGACAGCAAGGAAGGCCTTCTCCTCGCGGTCCTCGAAGACCTGATCGCCGATATGGAAGAAGCCTATCGCCAGGACGTGGCCCTGCCCAAGGCGCCCGAGGATCGGGTCGAGGCGCTGATCAGGGCCAGCTGGCGCTATATCCAGCGCACCCGCGACAAGCAGATCGCCCAGACGGAACTGACGCTCTATGCATTACGCACCAAAGGCTCCGAGTGGCTCGCCGCCCGCCAGTACAACGCCTATATCGATTTCTACGGCCATCTCGTCTTCGAGGATGACAAGGATGATGAACTGCGCCGCATCGGGCGTTCAGTGGCGCGCCAGATGCTGATCGGCATAGACGGCATCATCCTCCAGAGCTACGCCCTGCAGGATCTCTCAGCCTCCAATGACGACATCGAAGCCCTGATTATTGCCATGCGAGGCTACTTCCGCCGTCTGATGGCCGAGCGCGAAAAGGGCCGCTAA
- a CDS encoding amidohydrolase family protein, translating to MIIDTHLHLIYRDRLTYPWLKSEPALDADFTYERYSREARRLGISSVLHMEVDVAVTDISAETQMVQNLSREESSLLRGVIAACRPEDPGFAAYLEMQRANPFVKGFRRVLHVVPDDVSEGALFRENIKRLSGTGLTFDLCMLPHQIDKAKALLDLAPDVTFILDHCGVPDIKGHGYASWKTGISEIAKRDNVRVKISGIPAYGDLDNWTLEDLKPYFEHTIGTFGFNRAIWGSDWPVCTLGGGLSTWVATTQALLHGCTVEEKEKLFSKNAKRIWQLD from the coding sequence ATGATTATCGATACCCATCTCCACCTGATTTACCGTGACCGGCTGACCTATCCCTGGCTGAAGAGTGAACCGGCGCTCGACGCAGATTTCACCTATGAGCGCTATAGTCGCGAGGCGAGGCGGCTCGGCATCTCCTCGGTGCTTCATATGGAGGTGGATGTCGCGGTTACGGACATCTCAGCTGAAACCCAGATGGTGCAAAATCTGTCACGCGAAGAAAGCAGCCTGCTTCGCGGCGTGATCGCCGCCTGCCGACCCGAAGATCCGGGCTTTGCCGCTTATCTCGAAATGCAGCGGGCCAACCCCTTCGTCAAAGGCTTCCGCCGGGTGCTCCATGTCGTGCCCGATGATGTCTCGGAGGGCGCGCTGTTTCGCGAGAATATCAAGCGTCTGTCGGGCACTGGCCTCACCTTTGACCTCTGCATGTTGCCGCACCAGATCGACAAGGCAAAGGCGCTGCTCGACCTAGCGCCTGACGTTACCTTCATCCTCGACCACTGCGGTGTTCCGGATATCAAGGGGCATGGCTATGCGAGCTGGAAAACAGGCATTTCCGAGATCGCGAAACGAGACAATGTTCGTGTCAAGATCTCTGGTATCCCCGCCTATGGCGATCTCGACAATTGGACCCTGGAAGACCTGAAACCCTATTTCGAGCATACGATCGGAACCTTTGGGTTTAATCGTGCGATCTGGGGCTCCGACTGGCCTGTCTGCACGCTGGGGGGTGGGCTCTCCACCTGGGTCGCGACGACGCAGGCGCTCCTTCATGGCTGCACCGTCGAGGAAAAGGAGAAGCTCTTCTCGAAAAATGCCAAGCGCATCTGGCAGCTGGATTAG
- a CDS encoding IclR family transcriptional regulator: MTEADPDRYRAPALDKGLDILELLAGVDGGLTQAEIAKRLDRSPNEFYRMLDRLVRRGYVSRLEGDRYMLTLKLFGLAQMHAPTRRLSSFATPLMRELGEKTQQANHIVVYDRGHPVVIAQQEAPGYWGISIRVGSRMGLFDTGSGHVLLAFRSPDLRAMMVAEHVGSGGPDGRMTEAFEARLEEIRQRGYEMMPSAQTPGVINLSAPIVSADGSAIGALTVPYIALINTPGAADVTTTIASLCDTARRLSDLAGAGLGADSAAD, from the coding sequence GTGACTGAGGCTGACCCGGATCGGTACCGCGCTCCGGCGCTCGACAAGGGGCTCGATATCCTCGAGCTGCTAGCCGGCGTGGACGGCGGTCTGACGCAGGCCGAGATCGCGAAACGGCTCGACCGCAGCCCGAACGAATTCTATCGAATGCTCGACCGGCTGGTTCGGCGCGGTTATGTCTCCCGGCTGGAAGGCGACCGCTACATGCTGACGCTGAAGCTGTTCGGGCTTGCGCAGATGCATGCGCCGACACGAAGGCTTTCCTCCTTCGCCACGCCGTTGATGCGCGAACTCGGGGAGAAGACCCAGCAAGCCAATCATATTGTTGTCTACGACCGGGGCCATCCGGTGGTGATCGCTCAGCAGGAGGCGCCGGGATATTGGGGCATCTCTATCCGTGTCGGGTCTCGCATGGGTCTGTTCGATACAGGCTCGGGCCATGTGCTCCTCGCCTTCCGTAGTCCGGATTTGCGTGCGATGATGGTCGCAGAGCATGTCGGAAGCGGCGGTCCGGACGGACGCATGACCGAGGCCTTCGAAGCGCGGCTGGAAGAGATCCGTCAGCGCGGCTACGAGATGATGCCAAGCGCCCAGACACCCGGTGTAATCAACCTTTCAGCGCCGATCGTCAGCGCCGATGGCAGCGCGATTGGAGCCCTGACGGTCCCCTATATCGCACTTATCAATACGCCTGGGGCCGCTGATGTCACCACCACGATCGCCAGCCTTTGCGACACCGCACGGCGTCTGTCAGATCTTGCCGGCGCGGGTCTTGGTGCCGATTCCGCAGCAGACTGA
- a CDS encoding SDR family oxidoreductase, producing MNLKNKHVLVTAAGQGIGRASAIAFARAGATVVATDINTEALATLDAEDGIITRKLDVLNDEAVRAVVAETGPFDVLFNCAGVVHGGTVLDMADKDLDFAFDLNVRAMIRTIRAVLPSMLERGDGAIINMASVASSIKGVPNRFAYTVTKAAVIGLTKSVAADYVTQGIRCNAICPGTVESPSLQDRMRAQGDYDAARAAFIARQPMGRLGTPEEIADLAVYIAGATYTSGQAFAIDGGWTI from the coding sequence ATGAACCTGAAAAACAAGCATGTGCTGGTAACCGCCGCCGGCCAGGGTATCGGTCGCGCCAGCGCGATTGCCTTTGCCCGCGCCGGTGCAACGGTTGTCGCAACCGACATCAACACAGAGGCTTTAGCGACACTTGATGCCGAAGACGGCATCATCACCCGCAAGCTCGACGTGCTGAACGACGAGGCGGTCAGGGCCGTGGTCGCAGAGACCGGTCCCTTCGACGTGCTCTTCAACTGCGCCGGGGTCGTGCATGGCGGCACCGTTCTGGACATGGCCGACAAGGACCTCGACTTCGCCTTCGACCTCAATGTCCGCGCCATGATCCGCACCATCCGGGCAGTTCTTCCATCCATGCTGGAGCGCGGCGACGGCGCGATCATCAACATGGCCTCGGTGGCAAGCTCGATCAAAGGCGTGCCCAACCGCTTCGCCTATACCGTGACCAAGGCCGCCGTCATCGGCTTGACCAAGTCGGTAGCCGCCGATTACGTGACACAAGGCATCCGCTGCAACGCGATCTGCCCTGGCACCGTCGAGAGCCCGTCGCTGCAGGACCGCATGCGCGCCCAGGGCGACTACGACGCCGCCCGCGCCGCCTTCATTGCCCGCCAACCCATGGGGCGCCTTGGCACCCCGGAAGAAATTGCCGACCTCGCCGTCTACATCGCCGGCGCCACCTATACCTCGGGCCAGGCCTTCGCCATCGATGGCGGTTGGACCATCTAA